Genomic window (Roseofilum reptotaenium CS-1145):
GAACATTTACATTTTTGGTGGTCTCTACCCGACCACTTTACCTCTTTTAGCGTTCGCCAGCTTTCAGTTGATCTTTTCAGCAAAATACCACCGAAAAAGGTCGCCATAGCGACCTTTGAGCTACCTTGTCACCCCTTGAGCTCTTTTATACTCCAGTTTTAGGGAGAGCGCGATCGCAGTGCAAACCGCTATAACTCATTATTTAGTTATTGCTTCCCTGCCTTGAGAGTGACAGAATTAGGGGTAACTATCCAAAACTGAACCAAGCGATGACCATGAGTACCCTTTCTGGAGATCTGCAAACCCCCATTCCCCACGATCCTGACCATATCTTATCCCCTTTGAATGGGTGGCAAGCGATCGCCAGTTCGGTTTTAGGAACGAGTCATCAAAAGCGAGGACAACCCTGCCAAGATGCCCATGCTTGGGATATTCTAGGGCCAGGACTGGTGGTGGCAGCCGTGGCAGATGGGGCAGGTTCGGCATCGTTGTCGGATGTGGGAGCGCAAGTGGCGACGAGAACTGCGGTAGAGCAGATTAAGCGCCAATGGGATCGATTAGCGGCAGAACAGTCAGAAGTCTGTTGGGAAGCTCTGCTGGGAGAGGTTTTGGAACATGCCCAAAATGCGATCGCCGCTGAAAGCTTAACCCGTGATGTAGAGGTGCGTCAGTTAGCAACTACTTTGTTAATTTTGGTTGCCAGTTCCCAGGAGGTGGCTGTAGCACAGATAGGAGATGGAGCTGTGGTGATTGGCGATCGTCAAGGCCATATTACTGCACTGACCCAGCCGGAAAACGGAGAATATGCGAATGAAACCACATTTTTAATTTCTCCCAACGCCTTAGAAAGCGCCCAAATTAAGGTTTGGGAAGGAGAAATTGCCCATTTTGCCCTCTTCTCGGATGGTCTACAACGATTAGCCTTAAAATTACCAGAAGGTACGCCCCATGCTCCGTTCTTTACTCCTCTGTTTCGGTTTGTCGATCAAATGGAGGATTCTCAAGCAGCCGAGAGTGAACTTCAGGGTTTTCTCTCTCATCCGCGTATTACGGAACGGACAGATGACGACCTGACTATGGTTTTAGGTAGCCTGAAGTCAATTAATAATTAACCATTAATGATTGATTATTTTTCCTTTTCTTAAGATAAACGGATTATGAAGCTTCAACGCCAATCAAATCAACAATGGATAGATTTACAAGCGGCCACAGAATTAGGGGTTGGTGGTGAAGCTAAAGTCTACGGAATCAGCGAAGATCAGACCCTGGTGGCCAAGGTTTATCATAAACTCAAACCGGAATATGGTCTCAAGTTAACGGCCATGTTAGAAAATCCGCCCAATAATCCCACGGCGAACCAAAATCATCTTTCTTTCGCTTGGCCAGAAGACTTGCTATTCAATCAGAAGCAACAGGTGGTGGGATTTCTGATGCCGCGCATTAGTGAAATGCGACCCATTATTGATTTATATAATCCCAAAACTCGACGCACCCAATGGCCTTGGTTTGAATATTCCCGTTTACATCGAACCGCGAGAAATTTGGCGGGCGCTCTGAAGAGTTTGCACGAGCGGGGTTATGTGATTGGAGATATCAATGAATCGAATATTTTGGTCACGGAAACGACCCTAATTACGCTGGTGGATATGGACTCCATTCAGGTAAAACATCCAGAAACGAAAGAAGTTTATCGCTGTCCAGTCGGGAAGCCAGAATTTACGCCTCCAGAGTTACAAGGTCAAGCATTTGGCAATTTAGACCGGACTCCAGAACAAGATTGTTTTGGATTAGCAGTGTTGATTTTTCAGTTATTGATGGAGGGAACCCATCCCTTTGCCGGGGTGTATAAATTACCAGGAGATCCCCCGGCGATCGCCCAACGCATTGCTCAGGGTTATTTTCCCCATGGCAGGCGATCGGTTCCCTTAACCCCCATGCCCGTATCTCCCCCATTTACTCTGTTACATCCCAAACTGCAAGTGTTGTTTCGGCGCTGCTTTGAGGAGGGGTTTGATAATCCCCATGTGCGACCGGATGCCAAGGTATGGCAGTTGGCGCTCCAGGATGCAGAACGGGATTTAATTACCTGTAGTAAAAACGATCAGCATCGCTATGGCAGTCATTTGGATCGCTGTCCTTGGTGCGATCGCACTCAACGATTAAAGGGTCGCGATCCTTTTCCCTCTCAAGGCGCGGTACAGCGAGGACTGCACCTCAAACCGGTAAACCGCAAGAAGATTCCCATTCAACCAGC
Coding sequences:
- a CDS encoding PP2C family serine/threonine-protein phosphatase, which encodes MSTLSGDLQTPIPHDPDHILSPLNGWQAIASSVLGTSHQKRGQPCQDAHAWDILGPGLVVAAVADGAGSASLSDVGAQVATRTAVEQIKRQWDRLAAEQSEVCWEALLGEVLEHAQNAIAAESLTRDVEVRQLATTLLILVASSQEVAVAQIGDGAVVIGDRQGHITALTQPENGEYANETTFLISPNALESAQIKVWEGEIAHFALFSDGLQRLALKLPEGTPHAPFFTPLFRFVDQMEDSQAAESELQGFLSHPRITERTDDDLTMVLGSLKSINN